TTACTACATTAAATGAAATGTATTTAAACGATGGAACGTTGAATGTTCAATTACTAGGACGTGGTTTTGCTTGGTTGGATACAGGAACTCATGAAAGCCTTCACCAAGCGGCCGCTTTTGTACAAGCTGTACAAAATATTCAAAATATGCAAATTGCTTGTTTAGAAGAAATTGCATGGCGTAATGGCTGGCTTACTTCTAAACAACTTGAAACCCTAGCTAAACCTATGGCTAAAAATGAATACGGTCAGTACTTATTACGTTTAGTCAAAGGCGGTAAATAATGGCTAAGTTCCTAATTACTGGTGCAAAAGGTCAAGTTGGACATTGTCTAACAGAGCAATTAAAAGGCAAAGCTGATATTTTAGCAGTAGATCGTGATGAGTTAGATATTACTGATAGGGATGCTGTTTTTAATGTAGTTAAAACATTTAGACCTGATGTCATTATTAATGCGGCTGCTCATACAGCTGTTGACCGTGCAGAAAGTGAAGTTGAGTTATCAGAAGCAATCAATGTAAAAGGTCCACAATATCTCTCTGAAGCTGCAAGTGAAATTGATGCTGTTATTTTACATATTTCTACCGATTATGTTTTTGAAGGTACTGGCACGGGGGAATATAAAGAAGACGACCAAACCAATCCTCAAGGCGTTTATGGGCGTACAAAATTAGAAGGCGAAATTGCAGTTCAACAAGCAAACCCTCGTTCTATTATTTTACGTACCGCTTGGGTATTTGGAGAACATGGGCATAATTTTGTGAAAACCATGTTACGTTTGGCTAAGGAGCGTGATTCACTAGATATTGTAGGGGATCAAATTGGTGGTCCAACCTATGCAAGTAATGTAGCAACTACACTGATTGAAATTGCAAATCAAATTCTTGTGGATAAAAAGGGTAATTTTGGTATTTATCACTATACAGGCAAACCCTATGTAAGTTGGTATGAATTTGCAAAATCCATCTTTGCCGAGGCAGAACTACAAAATATTCTTGAAAAGTCACCGCTTGTAAACAGTATTGCAACCAGTGATTACCCAACGCCAGCCAAACGCCCAGCAAATTCACGTTTGGATTTGACGAAAATTAAGCAAACTTTTGGTATTGAACCAAGTGATTGGCAGAAAGCATTAAAAAATATTAAGGCATACGCATCATGAAAATTATTGAAACAAAAATTCCTGACGTAAAATTATTGGAACCACAAGTCTTTGGTGACGAACGAGGCTTTTTTATGGAAACCTTTCGTGATGAATGGTTTAAACAAAACGTCGCAGATCGTACTTTTGTACAAGAAAACCATTCTAAATCAGTGAAAGGTGTTTTACGTGGGCTTCATTATCAAACTGAAAATACACAAGGCAAATTAGTACGCGTAGTGCAAGGTGCGGTATTTGATGTTGCCGTAGATTTACGCAAAAACTCGCCAACATTTGGGCAATGGGTGGGCGAAATTCTATCTGCAGAGAATAAGCGTCAATTATGGGTTCCTGAAGGTTTTGCTCATGGTTTCTATGTTTTAACTGAAACTGCTGAATTTACCTATAAGTGTACTGACTACTATAATCCTAAAGCAGAACATTCTTTAATTTGGAATGATGAGACTGTAGGGATTGAGTGGCCTTTAGATGGTGAACCGAGTTTGTCAGCTAAAGATTTGGCAGGAAAGTCTCTATCTGAAGCAGTTGTATTTGAGTAACTTATAAATTAGATATAGAAAAAAATAAGCAGAAAGTTTTAGACTTTCTGCTTATTTTTTACGGTTTTAAATTTTCTTTAATTTTAATCAGACTATAAAATATAATCACTAAAAAGAAATAAAATATAGAACCTGAGTTATGCGCTAAGAAAGTTTGACTTAGGAAATAGAACATCGTGGAAAAAATATGTATAAATCCTAGCATTGCAACAGATTTTACTTCTAAGTTAGCCGAATTCATTTTCCTGAAAAAATAATGTAATGGAAAAAATATAATCAGCATCAAGCCTAGAAATCCCCAAATACCACGTTTTACAAAGGCATCTAGATATTGATTGTGCGGGTCGTTAAATCCTAGAGTAGATGACGCCATAGTCCCTTGGGCAATCTGATCTTTCTTTAATTCAATATAACCTTTACTCCCCCAACCTAAAAATGGCTGTTCTTTAATACCAAGTAGTGCATTTTCCCACATATCGAATCTTGCTCCGAGAGATGACGCTTTATTTTTATGGGATAAATATTCAGTAATATCTGATTTGGCATCATAATAGCGTTGAATAACACCAAATTTAGGTACGCTACTTAAGATTACTGCAAAAATAAAAAAGATACCTAATACAGCAGTTGTCCATTTCATGTTTAAGTAGCGTCGATAAAAAAATAAAACCGCTAAAATAACGAATGGAAACCCTACCCATCCGCCACGTGCGCCAGACAATGCACTAGCTAGCATGCCAAAGATCGCTCCAAGAACAGAAATAATTATCCACTTATAATTTTTTTGAATCCCCCAATATATTGCTATTGCAATACTAAAAGAGGCTAAGGCAATAGATACATTTCCTGCTTGGATATGCATGATTTCTGGAAAGGGTTTCGGTAAACCTAAATAAAATTTTTGGATAAGCGCTAATAAACCTGTTGTGATTGCACCAACTGGAATTGCATAAAAAATAAAATGAATACGCTGAGACAAGTGGGTTAGTAAAAGGATAATCGGAATAAATAGCAAAACTCTGCTTGGGTTATCCACTTCCCTAAACCCATCCCCATGTACAATAGCCGACATCACAAAAGTGGAAAAATAGGCTAAAAAAGCAAAGATCAGCCATTTGTCATCTTTGTCCAGTACCCATTTTTTCTTGAATTTGAAAATATAGAGTAGAAGATAGATAACGCTTATTCCGCCTAATGTCATTGGCACATAGCTATAGCCTTTTTTGAACATTAAAACGGTGATAAAAAAGAGTGAGACTAAAATATTCAGCATGAAAGAGATGTGTTTCGTCTCAATTCTGGTTAGAAAAGTTGGCATACAAAGTGTCCTATCTGTAATCTATTTGGTCATTTTATCGGAAATTTATCGTGAACAGTAGCTCTCTTTCATCGATAATTGATTTCCACTAAATCCGCCCTTTACTTCTTAATCAGTCTAGGCTAAAATGCACCACCTTTTTTAGTTCTATGCCGCCACCCATTTGTGCGGCTTCATTTAAACATATATTTCCTGAGGTGATGGCTTATGCCAGTAATTAAAGTTCGTGAAAATGAATCATTTGACGTAGCATTACGTCGTTTCAAACGCTCTTGCGAAAAAGCAGGTCTTTTAGCTGAAGTTCGTGCTCGTGAGTTCTATGAAAAACCAACAACAATTCGTAAACGTGAAAAAGCATCTTTAGCTAAACGTCACGCTAAACGTAACTTCCGTGAGAACGCACGTAACACTCGTTTATACTAATTTTTAATTAGGTAATAGAAGTTAAAATTGAGACCGTGAAACCTTTAAGGAATCACGGTTTCAATGTTTATACAGCCCATAACAAGCGGTCACTTTTGCAAAAAAATTTGCAAATCCGACCGCTTGTATCAGCAAGGAGATAATCAATGAAAGGTTCTATTCCCCGTTCGTTTATTGATGATCTTGTTGCTCGAACCGATATTGTCGAGCTGATCAATAGTCGTGTTAAACTCAAAAAAGCAGGGCGAGATTACCAAGCCTGCTGTCCTTTTCATCATGAAAAAAGTCCTTCTTTTACGGTGAGTCAATCTAAACAGTTTTATCACTGTTTTGGCTGTGGCGTACACGGTAATGTTATTAGCTTTTTAATGGAATATGACAAGTTAGAGTTTCCTGAAGCGATTGAGGAACTTGCCGCATTACATGGGTTAGAAGTGCCCCGTGAAAATGCAATCAATCGAGATGGCAAACCACAAGCCAGTTATAAAACTCGCCGTAACCTTTATGAATTGTTAGATTTAGTTGCCAAGTTCTATCAACAGCAATTAACACAAGACAGTGCTAGCCAAGCTTATTTACAACAACGTGGTTTATCTCCAGAGATTATTGATCGTTTTGAAATCGGTTTTTCGCCGAATGCGATGGATGCTGTACTTCGCCGTTTTGGAAATAATCCTGAAGAAGTGCAAAAGCTACTTGATACGGGAATGCTCTCTAAAAATGATCGTGGCAATGTGTATGACCGCTTCCGTAATCGTGTGATGTTCCCGATTCGAGATAAGCGTGGTCGCGTGATTGCATTTGGTGGGCGAGTGTTAGGCGATGAAAAGCCGAAATACCTGAATTCCCCTGAATCTGCCACTTATCATAAAGGTAACGAACTCTACGGCTTATATCAAGCGCTTCAACATAATGAAAACCCTGAATTTTTATTTGTGGTAGAAGGCTATATGGATGTGGTGGCATTGGCACAGTTTGGAGTCAATAACGCCGTTGCTTCGCTTGGTACTGCGACAACAGGTGAACAGATTCAGCTCATGTTTAGAGCCACAGAACAAGTGATTTGTTGCTACGACGGTGACCGTGCGGGACGAGACGCAGCATGGCGAGCCTTGGAAAATGCACTACCTTATTTACATGATGGCAGACAGCTGAAATTTATCTTTTTACCCGACGGGGAAGACCCTGATACCTTTATTCGTTCACAAGGGAAAGAGGGCTTTGAACGTTATCTTGAAAAAGCACAAACCTTAAGTGAGTTTCTGTTTGATTCTTTATTATCTCAAGTAGATCTTTCAACCAAAGAAGGCGCATCAAAATTGGCTTCTTTGGCAATACCTTTGATTAAGCGAATCCCTGGGGAAATGCTTCGTCTCTATTTAAGAAATATGCTTGGACAGAAATTGGGGATTCTTGATCCAACGCAATTAGAAGCAATGTTGCCACAGAAGTCAGTTGAAAAAGTAGAAACTCGCCACCATATGCCAAAAATTGAGCGAACCCCAATGCGCTTGTTAATTGCATTATTATTGCAAAATCCGCAATTAGTACAGCATGTCCCTGAAGATGTAAGCTTTCTGCAAAGTTTAGAAGAAAAAGGCTTTGATCTTTTTTTAGCGCTTGTGCAAATTTGTCACGATAATTTGGGGATTTCGATGGGAGGGCTACTCGAACATCTTAGAGAGAGTCCACATTATCGCCATTTAGTTGCACTCGCCAATTGGGATCATTTAGTTTCACCTGAAAATG
Above is a genomic segment from Actinobacillus indolicus containing:
- the dnaG gene encoding DNA primase, coding for MKGSIPRSFIDDLVARTDIVELINSRVKLKKAGRDYQACCPFHHEKSPSFTVSQSKQFYHCFGCGVHGNVISFLMEYDKLEFPEAIEELAALHGLEVPRENAINRDGKPQASYKTRRNLYELLDLVAKFYQQQLTQDSASQAYLQQRGLSPEIIDRFEIGFSPNAMDAVLRRFGNNPEEVQKLLDTGMLSKNDRGNVYDRFRNRVMFPIRDKRGRVIAFGGRVLGDEKPKYLNSPESATYHKGNELYGLYQALQHNENPEFLFVVEGYMDVVALAQFGVNNAVASLGTATTGEQIQLMFRATEQVICCYDGDRAGRDAAWRALENALPYLHDGRQLKFIFLPDGEDPDTFIRSQGKEGFERYLEKAQTLSEFLFDSLLSQVDLSTKEGASKLASLAIPLIKRIPGEMLRLYLRNMLGQKLGILDPTQLEAMLPQKSVEKVETRHHMPKIERTPMRLLIALLLQNPQLVQHVPEDVSFLQSLEEKGFDLFLALVQICHDNLGISMGGLLEHLRESPHYRHLVALANWDHLVSPENVENTFIDTLDFFYKKLVERQIEILMAKDRTTGLNQQEKQELMLLLAGR
- the rfbD gene encoding dTDP-4-dehydrorhamnose reductase, translated to MAKFLITGAKGQVGHCLTEQLKGKADILAVDRDELDITDRDAVFNVVKTFRPDVIINAAAHTAVDRAESEVELSEAINVKGPQYLSEAASEIDAVILHISTDYVFEGTGTGEYKEDDQTNPQGVYGRTKLEGEIAVQQANPRSIILRTAWVFGEHGHNFVKTMLRLAKERDSLDIVGDQIGGPTYASNVATTLIEIANQILVDKKGNFGIYHYTGKPYVSWYEFAKSIFAEAELQNILEKSPLVNSIATSDYPTPAKRPANSRLDLTKIKQTFGIEPSDWQKALKNIKAYAS
- the rfbC gene encoding dTDP-4-dehydrorhamnose 3,5-epimerase, whose translation is MKIIETKIPDVKLLEPQVFGDERGFFMETFRDEWFKQNVADRTFVQENHSKSVKGVLRGLHYQTENTQGKLVRVVQGAVFDVAVDLRKNSPTFGQWVGEILSAENKRQLWVPEGFAHGFYVLTETAEFTYKCTDYYNPKAEHSLIWNDETVGIEWPLDGEPSLSAKDLAGKSLSEAVVFE
- a CDS encoding O-antigen ligase family protein, which codes for MPTFLTRIETKHISFMLNILVSLFFITVLMFKKGYSYVPMTLGGISVIYLLLYIFKFKKKWVLDKDDKWLIFAFLAYFSTFVMSAIVHGDGFREVDNPSRVLLFIPIILLLTHLSQRIHFIFYAIPVGAITTGLLALIQKFYLGLPKPFPEIMHIQAGNVSIALASFSIAIAIYWGIQKNYKWIIISVLGAIFGMLASALSGARGGWVGFPFVILAVLFFYRRYLNMKWTTAVLGIFFIFAVILSSVPKFGVIQRYYDAKSDITEYLSHKNKASSLGARFDMWENALLGIKEQPFLGWGSKGYIELKKDQIAQGTMASSTLGFNDPHNQYLDAFVKRGIWGFLGLMLIIFFPLHYFFRKMNSANLEVKSVAMLGFIHIFSTMFYFLSQTFLAHNSGSIFYFFLVIIFYSLIKIKENLKP
- the rpsU gene encoding 30S ribosomal protein S21, whose protein sequence is MPVIKVRENESFDVALRRFKRSCEKAGLLAEVRAREFYEKPTTIRKREKASLAKRHAKRNFRENARNTRLY